A genomic segment from Burkholderia plantarii encodes:
- a CDS encoding amidohydrolase family protein — translation MRISPFASAESDWIGGPLMTPLWARCEALKVPMNVLTVPGRLPQIAALIHRHPDLAVVIDHMADTPPERTDQVRDLLALARFPNVFVKISHLWSLSKQAFAYADAFGPKRLMWDTNHPVCLPHLSYAQTIALYRDHLDFMPLEDRQEIWHRTVQRIWPFGL, via the coding sequence GTGCGCATCAGCCCGTTCGCGAGCGCCGAGAGCGACTGGATCGGCGGCCCGTTGATGACGCCGTTGTGGGCGCGCTGCGAGGCGCTGAAGGTGCCGATGAACGTGCTGACCGTGCCTGGCCGCCTGCCGCAGATCGCCGCGCTGATCCATCGCCATCCCGATCTCGCCGTGGTCATCGATCACATGGCCGACACCCCGCCCGAACGCACCGACCAGGTTCGCGACCTGCTCGCGCTGGCGCGCTTTCCGAACGTATTCGTGAAGATCTCGCACCTGTGGTCGCTGTCGAAGCAGGCGTTTGCGTACGCCGACGCGTTCGGACCGAAGCGCCTGATGTGGGACACCAATCATCCGGTGTGCCTGCCCCACCTGTCGTATGCGCAGACGATCGCGCTCTATCGCGATCATCTCGACTTCATGCCTCTTGAGGATCGCCAGGAAATCTGGCATCGCACCGTGCAGCGGATCTGGCCGTTCGGCCTGTAG
- a CDS encoding ATP-binding protein, giving the protein MKNPFDSMFGRLVITTVGLLVLVHITSLLLIDRTRASIAAFHISRVVEAAAHMNERVVESERSAASILGISFVDLKQLPAAEAQRFRKDTIGSIEQQLRHLLPAGTHVAIDSDGTLRVLPAGSMRGIVLPQAEVPLNRFTGALVLVLAFAILVAIVLAWRFNGMVHDLAAAAREHRMGHHAGVVRRRGPREVRELIDDFNDMTRELAEAERERAVMLASIAHDLRTPLTRMQVRADLLADVGDRAGFLRDTESMSRVITQFLDFARESPEDSSQTSVDSYCRLNYTEALHPGGGAESDTLVRLDLRAGPDFMLPVVDIDRILSNLVENALTYGEPPVEITTVARDEHYGLVVRDHGPGVSELDLERVLRPFVRLDPARGGTAHSGLGLAIVRRLIRHHGGSLHISNAAGGGLIIAIRFPKQSAVR; this is encoded by the coding sequence ATGAAGAATCCATTTGATTCGATGTTCGGACGGCTCGTCATCACTACGGTGGGTCTTCTCGTGCTGGTTCACATCACGTCGCTGCTGCTGATCGATCGAACCCGTGCGAGCATCGCCGCATTCCATATTTCGCGTGTCGTGGAGGCGGCCGCTCACATGAATGAGCGGGTCGTGGAAAGCGAACGGTCCGCAGCGAGCATCCTCGGTATCTCGTTCGTGGATCTGAAGCAACTACCGGCCGCCGAGGCACAGCGCTTCCGCAAAGATACGATTGGGTCCATCGAACAACAGCTTCGGCACCTGCTTCCGGCGGGCACCCACGTAGCAATAGATAGCGACGGCACGCTACGCGTTCTACCCGCAGGAAGCATGCGCGGCATAGTGCTGCCGCAAGCCGAGGTGCCACTGAACCGCTTCACGGGCGCGCTGGTCTTGGTACTGGCGTTTGCCATCTTGGTCGCCATCGTGCTCGCCTGGCGATTCAATGGGATGGTGCACGACTTGGCTGCCGCGGCGCGCGAGCATCGCATGGGCCATCATGCGGGCGTTGTGCGTAGGCGCGGACCGCGCGAGGTGCGTGAGCTAATAGACGACTTCAACGATATGACGCGCGAATTGGCCGAGGCCGAACGAGAACGCGCCGTGATGCTCGCGAGCATCGCACACGACCTGCGCACTCCGCTCACACGCATGCAGGTGCGTGCGGATCTGCTAGCCGATGTCGGTGATCGCGCGGGCTTTCTGCGCGACACGGAATCCATGTCGCGCGTCATTACGCAGTTTCTAGACTTCGCCCGCGAAAGCCCTGAAGACTCCTCGCAGACGAGTGTAGACTCATACTGCCGCCTCAATTACACCGAGGCACTCCACCCTGGCGGTGGAGCGGAATCCGATACTCTCGTGAGGCTCGATCTACGCGCTGGGCCAGACTTCATGTTGCCCGTCGTCGATATCGATCGCATTCTCTCGAACCTCGTTGAAAATGCGCTGACCTACGGCGAGCCGCCGGTGGAAATCACCACGGTAGCGCGTGACGAGCATTACGGACTGGTGGTGCGTGACCACGGGCCCGGCGTGTCCGAGCTTGACCTCGAGCGCGTACTGCGCCCGTTTGTCCGACTTGACCCCGCACGCGGTGGCACTGCACACAGCGGTCTGGGCCTTGCCATCGTGCGTCGGCTCATTCGCCATCATGGCGGTTCGCTGCATATTTCCAACGCGGCGGGCGGTGGGCTCATCATCGCGATACGGTTTCCGAAGCAAAGCGCTGTGCGATGA
- a CDS encoding glucose/quinate/shikimate family membrane-bound PQQ-dependent dehydrogenase, with amino-acid sequence MTRQSSSLGVIGGLTLLFAVLAGLYLLVGGVWLAAIGGSAYYVVAGIVLLVFAWLIRGRRAVALSLYALLLVGTAIWAVGESGFDFWALAPRSGVLVVFGVWLLVLVTRKLDGARAANGWALTASLLIWAGVLVYANFNDPQELNGTLAAAAPARTSPVPGIADADWPAYGRTQDGTRYSPLKQITPDNVKNLQVAWSFRTGDMKGPNDPGEITAEVTPIKIGNLLYLCSPHQILFALDATTGKLAWKFDPRLKNDPSFQHVTCRGVSYHDLSADAQAGAAPAADTAMTAAAAPASGTTVAAADATAASAATDAAASAPAAPAPAAATAQASPAACTRRIYLPVNDGHLYALDALTGERCAGFGNNGDLDLQHAQPVTTPGMYEPTSPPVITNSVIVVAGSVEDNFSTREPSGVIRGFDVRTGQLVWAFDPGAKDPNHIPGPGEHYTWNSPNSWAPSAYDAKLDIVYLPMGVTTPDIWGGNRTPEQERYASGVLALHASTGKLAWFYQTSHHDLWDMDQPAQPTLADITDKNGKTVPVVYAPAKTGNIFVLDRRTGTPVVPAPELPVPQGAAKGDRLSPTQPFSDLTFRPKQKLTDADMWGATMFDQLVCRVMFHKLRYEGTFTPPSEQGTLVFPGNLGMFEWGGIAVDTDRQIAIANPIALPFVSRLIPRGPGNPMEPQAGAKGSGTESGIQPQYGVPYGVTLNPFLSPFGLPCKQPAWGYVSAIDLKTNQIVWKRRIGTVRDSSPVPLPFRMGMPMLGGPATTAGGVFFIGATADNYIRAYDTDNGKLLWQQRLPAGGQATPMTYEANGRQYVVISAGGHGSFGTKLGDYIIAYALPDTK; translated from the coding sequence ATGACAAGACAATCCTCGTCGCTCGGTGTCATCGGCGGGCTGACGCTGCTGTTCGCCGTGCTGGCCGGGCTCTACCTGCTGGTCGGCGGCGTCTGGCTCGCCGCGATCGGTGGCTCGGCCTACTACGTGGTGGCCGGCATCGTGCTGCTGGTGTTCGCCTGGCTGATCCGCGGCCGCCGCGCCGTCGCGCTCTCGCTCTATGCGCTGCTGCTGGTGGGCACCGCGATCTGGGCGGTCGGCGAATCCGGCTTCGACTTCTGGGCGCTCGCGCCGCGCTCGGGCGTGCTGGTGGTGTTCGGCGTCTGGCTCCTGGTGCTCGTCACGCGCAAGCTCGACGGCGCGCGCGCCGCGAACGGCTGGGCCCTGACCGCCTCGCTGCTGATCTGGGCCGGCGTGCTGGTGTACGCGAACTTCAATGATCCGCAGGAACTGAACGGCACGCTCGCGGCCGCCGCGCCCGCGCGGACCTCGCCGGTTCCCGGCATCGCCGACGCGGACTGGCCCGCCTACGGCCGCACCCAGGACGGCACGCGCTATTCGCCGCTCAAGCAGATCACGCCCGACAACGTGAAGAACCTGCAGGTGGCCTGGTCTTTCCGCACCGGCGACATGAAGGGCCCCAATGACCCGGGCGAGATCACGGCCGAGGTCACGCCGATCAAGATCGGCAACCTGCTCTACCTCTGCTCCCCGCACCAGATCCTGTTCGCGCTCGACGCGACCACCGGCAAGCTCGCGTGGAAGTTCGACCCGCGCCTGAAGAACGACCCGTCGTTCCAGCACGTGACCTGCCGCGGCGTGTCGTATCACGACCTGTCGGCCGACGCGCAGGCCGGCGCCGCGCCCGCCGCCGACACCGCCATGACGGCCGCCGCCGCACCGGCCTCGGGCACGACGGTTGCCGCCGCCGACGCTACCGCCGCGAGCGCCGCAACGGATGCGGCGGCCAGCGCGCCGGCCGCTCCGGCCCCGGCCGCGGCCACCGCGCAAGCCTCGCCGGCCGCCTGCACGCGCCGCATCTACCTGCCCGTCAACGACGGCCACCTCTATGCGCTCGACGCGCTGACGGGCGAACGCTGCGCCGGGTTCGGCAACAACGGCGACCTCGACCTGCAGCACGCCCAGCCGGTGACCACGCCGGGCATGTACGAGCCGACCTCGCCGCCCGTCATCACGAACAGCGTGATCGTGGTCGCCGGCTCGGTCGAGGACAACTTCTCGACGCGCGAGCCGTCCGGCGTGATCCGCGGCTTCGACGTGCGCACCGGCCAGCTGGTGTGGGCGTTCGATCCGGGCGCGAAGGACCCGAACCACATTCCCGGCCCGGGCGAGCACTACACCTGGAATTCGCCGAACTCGTGGGCGCCGTCGGCCTATGACGCGAAGCTCGACATCGTCTACCTGCCGATGGGCGTGACCACCCCCGACATCTGGGGCGGCAACCGCACGCCGGAGCAGGAGCGCTACGCGAGCGGCGTGCTCGCGCTGCATGCGTCCACCGGCAAGCTGGCCTGGTTCTACCAGACCTCGCACCACGACCTGTGGGACATGGACCAGCCGGCGCAGCCCACGCTGGCCGACATCACCGACAAGAACGGCAAGACGGTGCCGGTGGTATACGCGCCGGCCAAGACCGGCAACATCTTCGTGCTCGACCGCCGTACCGGCACGCCGGTGGTGCCGGCCCCCGAACTGCCGGTGCCGCAGGGCGCCGCCAAGGGCGACCGGCTCTCGCCGACGCAGCCGTTCTCGGATCTCACGTTCCGTCCGAAGCAGAAGCTCACGGACGCCGACATGTGGGGCGCGACGATGTTCGACCAGCTGGTGTGCCGCGTGATGTTCCATAAGCTGCGCTACGAAGGCACCTTCACGCCGCCGTCGGAGCAGGGCACGCTGGTGTTCCCGGGCAACCTCGGGATGTTCGAGTGGGGCGGCATCGCCGTCGACACCGACCGCCAGATCGCGATCGCCAACCCGATCGCGCTGCCGTTCGTCTCGCGGCTGATCCCGCGCGGTCCGGGCAACCCGATGGAGCCGCAGGCCGGCGCCAAGGGCAGCGGCACCGAGTCGGGCATCCAGCCGCAATACGGCGTGCCCTACGGCGTGACGCTGAACCCGTTCCTCTCGCCGTTCGGCCTGCCGTGCAAGCAGCCGGCCTGGGGCTACGTGTCGGCGATCGACCTGAAGACCAACCAGATCGTCTGGAAGCGCCGCATCGGCACGGTGCGCGACAGCTCGCCGGTGCCGCTGCCGTTCCGGATGGGCATGCCGATGCTGGGCGGCCCGGCCACCACGGCGGGCGGCGTGTTCTTCATCGGCGCGACCGCGGACAACTACATCCGCGCCTACGACACCGACAACGGCAAGCTGCTGTGGCAGCAGCGCCTGCCGGCCGGCGGCCAGGCCACGCCGATGACCTACGAGGCCAACGGCCGCCAGTACGTGGTGATCTCGGCGGGCGGCCATGGCTCGTTCGGCACCAAGCTCGGCGACTACATCATCGCCTACGCGCTGCCGGACACGAAGTAA
- a CDS encoding MarR family transcriptional regulator: MHAGRPAGDGPAGARPVLVAQPELVCSAEISRQCGVDPKAITCMVDRLVRDGFLQRRRDTTDRRVVELVPTARGHAVAAGAPAAFLGPGSGLPVRGRRAGAAEVNASAELLIRMMDAHSIARTVLIQVMHYRWDNRYLADVLKRYPGRFHGVARVDPADPARPIMSMR; this comes from the coding sequence ATGCACGCGGGACGCCCTGCAGGTGACGGCCCGGCAGGCGCGCGTCCTGTCCTGGTCGCGCAGCCCGAACTGGTCTGCTCCGCCGAGATCTCGCGCCAGTGCGGCGTCGATCCCAAGGCCATCACCTGCATGGTCGATCGGCTGGTGCGCGATGGTTTCCTGCAACGCCGGCGCGACACGACCGATCGACGCGTCGTCGAACTTGTGCCGACGGCACGCGGACACGCTGTGGCCGCCGGCGCGCCGGCGGCGTTTCTGGGCCCCGGATCCGGCCTACCCGTTCGCGGCCGGCGCGCTGGTGCCGCCGAGGTCAATGCGAGCGCCGAGCTCTTGATCCGGATGATGGACGCGCACAGCATCGCGCGCACCGTGCTGATCCAGGTGATGCACTATCGCTGGGACAACCGCTATCTGGCCGACGTGCTCAAGCGTTATCCTGGCCGGTTCCACGGCGTGGCGCGTGTCGATCCGGCCGATCCGGCGCGCCCGATCATGTCGATGCGCTGA
- a CDS encoding TetR family transcriptional regulator — translation MGDASLRYLAILPNVADHLARLHINQCFPRRAIRIDVVRNREESMKRTQEQAMHTRARILDSAVQAFLRQGLSHTSLADIAGVAGVTRGAVYGHFRNKSALFEAMLEHAGLPVDPFLIAWHAPEPDPLERLRRALVRHLARVLSKGVARRIYSIVYSRCEVSEETREFWEKMHAGRRAAEQRIADALADARAQGQLAASADIAQLAAFTHASLMGFFIRSLAEQASIAPRQSAEHVVDLAFLLLRPVEPGD, via the coding sequence ATGGGCGACGCTTCGCTTCGGTATTTGGCCATTCTCCCCAACGTCGCCGACCACCTCGCGCGATTGCATATTAATCAGTGTTTCCCCAGACGAGCTATTCGCATTGATGTCGTCCGAAATCGTGAGGAATCGATGAAGCGTACGCAGGAGCAGGCGATGCACACGCGCGCCAGGATCCTCGACTCCGCAGTCCAGGCGTTCCTGCGGCAAGGCCTGTCGCACACCTCGCTGGCCGATATCGCCGGCGTGGCGGGCGTCACGCGCGGCGCCGTCTACGGGCACTTCAGGAACAAGTCGGCCTTGTTCGAGGCCATGCTCGAGCATGCGGGGCTGCCCGTCGATCCGTTCCTGATCGCTTGGCACGCGCCGGAGCCTGATCCGCTCGAACGGTTGCGGAGAGCGCTGGTCCGCCATCTCGCGCGGGTGTTGTCGAAGGGTGTCGCGCGGCGCATCTACAGTATCGTGTATTCGCGCTGCGAAGTATCCGAGGAGACGCGAGAGTTCTGGGAGAAGATGCATGCGGGGCGGCGGGCCGCCGAGCAGCGTATCGCCGACGCGCTGGCCGATGCGCGCGCGCAGGGACAACTCGCGGCCAGCGCGGATATCGCGCAACTGGCGGCCTTCACGCACGCCAGCCTGATGGGCTTCTTCATCCGCAGCCTGGCGGAACAGGCGAGCATCGCGCCGCGCCAGAGCGCCGAGCATGTCGTCGATCTCGCCTTCCTATTGCTGCGCCCTGTCGAGCCAGGCGATTGA
- the cydB gene encoding cytochrome d ubiquinol oxidase subunit II, producing MVLDLPVLWACIVGLGVFLYVMLDGFDLGIGLLFPFFDAERERQVMLNTVAPVWDGNETFLVLGGAVLYGAFPVAYATLLPANYLPLILMVIGLIFRGAAFELRAKAVRTQNLWDLAFIGGSMLATFCQGVVLGSLLQGTKIVDGSFAGDPFGWLSPFSVFCGFCLLITYATLGCGWIIWKTDGALQAKAYFLMKPLCLMLLGAIFLVSAWTVIGLPAVADRWFGGSRLIVFSPVPILVLACAAGIVRAVNRRRDTHPFVLTLAILFLGYTGLVISIWPNLVPPSLSIWDASSPAKSQWFILVGTVIVLPVILVYNFMQYRVFHGKVREGDAGYH from the coding sequence ATGGTTCTCGATCTTCCCGTGCTGTGGGCGTGCATCGTCGGGCTCGGCGTGTTCCTCTACGTGATGCTCGACGGCTTCGATCTCGGCATCGGCCTGCTGTTTCCGTTCTTCGACGCCGAGCGCGAGCGCCAGGTGATGCTCAACACGGTCGCGCCCGTGTGGGACGGCAACGAAACCTTCCTGGTGCTGGGCGGCGCGGTGCTGTACGGCGCGTTCCCGGTGGCCTACGCCACGCTGCTGCCGGCCAACTATCTGCCGCTGATCCTGATGGTGATCGGGCTGATCTTCCGCGGCGCCGCGTTCGAGTTGCGCGCGAAGGCGGTGCGCACGCAGAACCTGTGGGACCTGGCGTTCATCGGCGGCTCGATGCTCGCCACCTTCTGCCAGGGCGTCGTGCTCGGCTCGCTGCTGCAGGGCACGAAGATCGTCGACGGCAGCTTCGCCGGCGACCCGTTCGGCTGGCTCTCGCCGTTCAGCGTGTTCTGCGGCTTCTGCCTGCTGATCACCTACGCCACGCTCGGCTGCGGCTGGATCATCTGGAAGACCGACGGCGCGCTGCAGGCGAAGGCCTATTTCCTGATGAAGCCGCTCTGTCTGATGCTGCTCGGCGCGATCTTCCTGGTCAGCGCCTGGACCGTGATCGGGCTGCCGGCCGTGGCCGATCGCTGGTTCGGCGGCAGCCGCCTGATCGTGTTCTCGCCGGTGCCGATCCTGGTGCTCGCCTGCGCGGCGGGCATCGTGCGCGCGGTGAACCGGCGCCGCGACACGCATCCGTTCGTGCTCACGCTGGCGATCCTGTTCCTCGGCTACACCGGCCTCGTGATCAGCATCTGGCCGAATCTCGTGCCGCCCTCGCTGAGCATCTGGGATGCTTCCTCGCCGGCCAAAAGCCAGTGGTTCATCCTGGTCGGCACGGTGATCGTGCTGCCGGTCATCCTCGTCTACAACTTCATGCAGTACCGCGTATTCCACGGCAAGGTGCGCGAGGGCGACGCCGGCTATCACTGA
- a CDS encoding SDR family oxidoreductase, whose amino-acid sequence MVGGTSGMGLATAKMLLDEGARVLVTDRSRAGLESAEQELGGSAIVVSSDARSLTDIDALATRVKGEFGTFDLLFVNAGFSIPTPLDSVTEAIYDEMFNLNAKGPFFAVQKLAPLINRGGSVVLTTSVANVKGLPGQATYGGAKAALRSFARVLATELLPREIRVNAVSPGPIDTPILDKVFPDKNAAAQVREKTIGMIPMKRFGTPEEIAKAVLFLAFDATFTTGLEIPVDGGWSQL is encoded by the coding sequence ATCGTCGGAGGCACCAGCGGCATGGGGCTCGCAACGGCGAAGATGTTGCTTGACGAAGGGGCGCGCGTTCTCGTGACGGATCGCTCGCGGGCTGGCTTGGAATCGGCGGAGCAAGAACTTGGCGGCAGTGCCATCGTGGTTTCGAGCGACGCGCGTTCGTTGACTGACATCGACGCTCTCGCTACTCGGGTGAAGGGCGAATTCGGCACCTTCGACCTGCTTTTCGTCAACGCGGGTTTCAGTATTCCAACGCCTCTCGATAGCGTGACGGAGGCCATCTACGACGAAATGTTCAACCTCAACGCCAAGGGACCGTTTTTCGCGGTCCAGAAGCTCGCCCCGTTGATCAATCGTGGAGGCTCAGTTGTCCTAACGACATCCGTCGCCAACGTCAAGGGACTGCCGGGCCAAGCCACATACGGGGGCGCCAAGGCTGCGCTGCGGTCGTTCGCCCGAGTGCTCGCCACCGAGCTGCTTCCGCGGGAAATCCGCGTGAACGCAGTGTCGCCTGGCCCCATCGACACGCCGATCCTCGACAAAGTGTTTCCCGATAAGAATGCGGCCGCCCAAGTCAGAGAGAAGACGATCGGGATGATCCCGATGAAGCGCTTCGGGACCCCGGAGGAAATCGCGAAGGCCGTCCTCTTCCTCGCGTTCGATGCGACCTTCACGACCGGCCTCGAGATTCCGGTCGATGGCGGCTGGTCGCAACTTTGA
- a CDS encoding response regulator, giving the protein MCTSALPDSSLQVLLVDDDAELRDLLRKFFQQRGVAFSVLHDATNLTLRLERERPSIIVLDIMMPNVDGLVALKRLRARGDTIPVIMLTAHAEGVDRVLGLELGADDYLGKPFMPHELLARIHAVLRRHGPPQTAVVQQRRAPCRFGRFELDFSARVLLCEGLPVKLTGGEYALLEVLASHPMETLSRTRLLELLHGPDVEITERGIDVPVWRLRRLIEDDPSNPRRLQTMRGVGYMFVPDSPADEESI; this is encoded by the coding sequence GTGTGCACATCTGCCCTTCCCGACTCCTCCTTGCAGGTCCTGCTCGTCGATGACGACGCTGAACTACGCGACCTACTGCGCAAGTTTTTCCAGCAGCGCGGCGTCGCATTTTCCGTTCTGCATGACGCTACGAACCTAACATTGCGACTGGAGCGCGAGCGGCCGTCCATCATTGTTCTGGACATCATGATGCCGAACGTGGATGGTCTCGTCGCACTCAAACGACTGCGCGCGCGAGGCGACACGATTCCGGTCATCATGCTGACCGCACACGCCGAAGGGGTAGACCGCGTGCTGGGACTGGAGCTTGGGGCAGACGACTATCTCGGCAAGCCATTCATGCCCCATGAATTGCTCGCGCGCATCCACGCGGTGCTGCGCCGCCACGGACCGCCGCAAACTGCCGTGGTTCAACAGAGACGCGCCCCATGCCGATTCGGACGTTTCGAACTGGATTTCTCGGCCCGCGTGCTGCTATGCGAAGGCTTACCGGTGAAGCTCACCGGGGGTGAGTACGCGCTGCTTGAGGTGCTGGCCTCGCACCCCATGGAAACGCTTTCGCGTACTCGGCTTCTAGAGTTGCTTCACGGTCCAGATGTCGAAATAACGGAGCGCGGGATCGACGTGCCGGTATGGCGCCTACGTCGTCTGATCGAGGACGACCCATCCAATCCAAGACGGCTGCAAACCATGCGCGGTGTTGGCTACATGTTTGTTCCGGACAGCCCAGCCGATGAAGAATCCATTTGA
- a CDS encoding porin, with protein sequence MSSHFVASATFPGAAGPGPGPGPRAVRRAAAFFACLGFGLQAGACAAQGSVTLYGLLDTSIEVTNPGSGWVPRLDSGAYRGSRIGLRGSEPIGGGLRVLFALESGFGSNDGTLSTAGTLFNRQAWVGLGAPWGELRVGRQYSPIYIPFKGQIDAFGAGTIASGLNNLSKITPYESDAITYLSPDFHGFTTTLMVSLRDPSGGGANGLGGSIATFAYRQGPFRIAFAHQQTNDAGALRANLGGVSYRFGRLTAFVSMFNGDGGTPRYHDDGMAVSMRYAMTARLRASLGYTYLRDRSGGGDDADQFSAAAEYDLSPRVLLYASAGWLRNRGAATFTLRGVNVTGLTPAYPGATVKGVQLGMIERF encoded by the coding sequence ATGTCTTCCCATTTCGTTGCGAGCGCAACTTTCCCTGGCGCTGCCGGGCCGGGGCCGGGGCCGGGGCCGCGTGCCGTCCGGCGGGCCGCCGCGTTCTTCGCGTGTCTCGGCTTCGGCCTGCAGGCGGGCGCCTGTGCCGCGCAGGGCTCGGTCACGCTGTACGGCCTGCTCGACACCAGTATCGAGGTGACCAACCCCGGCTCGGGCTGGGTGCCGCGGCTCGACTCGGGCGCCTATCGCGGCTCGCGCATCGGCTTGCGCGGCAGCGAGCCGATCGGCGGCGGGCTGCGCGTGCTGTTCGCGCTCGAGAGCGGCTTCGGCTCCAACGACGGCACGCTTTCCACGGCCGGCACGCTGTTCAACCGGCAGGCCTGGGTCGGGCTCGGCGCGCCGTGGGGCGAGCTGCGCGTGGGCCGGCAATATTCGCCGATCTACATTCCGTTCAAAGGCCAGATCGACGCGTTCGGCGCGGGCACGATCGCCTCGGGCCTCAACAACCTGTCGAAGATCACGCCCTACGAGAGCGACGCGATCACCTACCTGTCGCCCGATTTCCACGGCTTCACGACCACGCTGATGGTGTCGCTGCGCGATCCGTCGGGCGGTGGCGCGAACGGGCTGGGCGGCAGCATCGCGACCTTCGCCTATCGGCAGGGGCCGTTCCGGATCGCGTTCGCGCACCAGCAGACCAACGACGCGGGAGCGCTGCGCGCGAACCTCGGCGGCGTGTCCTACCGCTTCGGGCGGCTCACGGCATTCGTGTCGATGTTCAACGGCGACGGCGGCACGCCGCGCTATCACGACGACGGCATGGCCGTGTCGATGCGCTACGCGATGACGGCGCGGCTGCGCGCCTCGCTCGGCTACACCTACCTGCGCGACCGCTCGGGCGGCGGCGACGACGCGGACCAGTTCAGCGCCGCGGCCGAGTACGATCTCTCGCCGCGCGTGCTGCTCTACGCGAGCGCCGGCTGGCTGCGCAATCGCGGCGCGGCCACGTTTACGCTGCGCGGCGTGAACGTGACGGGGCTCACGCCGGCGTATCCGGGCGCGACCGTGAAGGGCGTGCAGCTGGGGATGATCGAGCGGTTCTGA